A window of Mesomycoplasma lagogenitalium contains these coding sequences:
- the rpmA gene encoding 50S ribosomal protein L27: MAKTKAAGSTRNGRDSIGRRLGVKLSDGQLASAGAIIVRQRGTKIFPGNNVGRGNDDTLYSLIDGYVKFETRRNRKFASVYETKN, translated from the coding sequence ATGGCAAAAACCAAAGCAGCTGGATCAACCAGAAACGGTAGAGATTCTATAGGTAGACGTCTAGGAGTTAAATTAAGTGATGGTCAATTAGCGAGTGCAGGAGCGATTATTGTTAGACAAAGAGGAACAAAGATTTTCCCAGGAAACAATGTTGGTCGTGGTAACGATGATACACTTTATTCACTCATTGATGGATATGTAAAATTCGAAACAAGAAGAAATAGAAAATTTGCTTCTGTTTACGAAACAAAAAATTAA
- the rplU gene encoding 50S ribosomal protein L21: MFAVIKTGGKQLIVKQGDTIFIEKIDAKEGEKVSFSEVLVVDKKVGTPFVKGAVVEGIVEKQGKAKKIVVYRHNAKSTHKRKLGHRQPYTRVKITELKG, from the coding sequence ATGTTTGCAGTAATTAAAACAGGTGGAAAACAACTTATTGTTAAGCAAGGAGATACAATTTTTATTGAAAAAATTGATGCAAAAGAAGGTGAAAAAGTTTCATTTTCCGAAGTTCTTGTAGTTGATAAAAAAGTTGGAACACCATTTGTTAAAGGTGCTGTAGTTGAAGGTATTGTAGAAAAACAAGGAAAAGCAAAGAAAATCGTTGTTTATCGTCACAATGCAAAATCTACACATAAAAGAAAATTGGGTCATCGTCAACCATATACTCGTGTAAAAATAACAGAATTGAAAGGATAA
- the holA gene encoding DNA polymerase III subunit delta, with protein MFFLYGNEDFLIQQEIKRIAKKFSDYQIVNVNENSDFISFLSNIENNNLFSSKELIIVKIDNLLLKEKEEKLNLIIDFLNKNNHNDKKFIFIEKTEENINKNKKNLLRNYLLKNAQTQEFLSIKNNEIYKYIMKIVKSKNGFISEIDAIKLSTLLPNDLYFITKEIDKLISYNPTINLSTIDALVMNNFQENDFAFIDAISEMNFERILFLYKKNVSMGQSINVLISQIFSFFNDCFIVDSLLKEKKNDLEISKEYSLHIFRIKKAHIFIKKVGISSIKKWIEELANIDYEIKAGILDEKNAFEAFLYKFLKWKG; from the coding sequence ATGTTTTTTTTATATGGAAATGAAGATTTTTTAATTCAACAAGAAATAAAAAGAATCGCTAAAAAATTTAGCGATTATCAAATTGTTAATGTTAACGAAAATAGTGATTTTATCTCGTTTTTAAGTAATATTGAAAATAATAATCTTTTTAGTAGTAAAGAATTAATAATTGTTAAAATTGATAATTTATTGCTAAAAGAAAAAGAGGAAAAATTAAATTTAATTATTGATTTTTTAAATAAAAATAACCATAATGATAAAAAGTTTATTTTTATAGAAAAAACAGAAGAAAATATTAATAAAAATAAAAAAAATTTACTAAGAAATTATTTATTAAAAAATGCTCAAACACAAGAATTTTTGAGCATTAAAAATAATGAAATTTACAAATACATAATGAAAATTGTCAAATCTAAAAATGGTTTTATTTCGGAAATTGATGCAATAAAACTTTCGACACTATTACCAAATGATTTATACTTTATCACTAAAGAAATTGATAAACTCATTAGTTATAATCCTACAATTAATTTGTCAACAATTGATGCATTAGTTATGAATAATTTCCAAGAAAATGATTTTGCATTTATTGATGCAATTAGCGAAATGAATTTTGAAAGAATTTTATTTTTATATAAAAAAAATGTTTCAATGGGTCAATCCATAAATGTTTTAATTTCACAAATTTTTTCATTTTTTAACGATTGCTTTATAGTTGATAGTTTATTAAAAGAAAAGAAAAACGATTTAGAAATTTCAAAAGAATATTCATTACATATTTTCAGAATTAAAAAAGCTCATATATTTATAAAAAAAGTAGGAATTAGTAGCATTAAAAAATGAATAGAAGAACTTGCGAATATCGATTATGAAATTAAAGCAGGTATACTGGATGAAAAAAATGCTTTTGAAGCGTTTTTATACAAATTTTTAAAATGGAAAGGATAA